The window TGTCAACTTGCCATTTAATTTTTATATTCTAGATCAAGTTATTAATTGATAGATTTAAAACCATTGATCTGCATCAATTTTATAATTAAAAGCAGTATATCTGTGTCCTAAAAAACAAAATGGCTAACTTAATTTACCTAAGTTAGCCACATAGACTTTTAAAACGCTTTCATCAAATTACGAAGTAACTATATTCCCCCACAGATCATATTCATCTGCATGCTCAACGAATACTTTCACTATATCTCCAGCGCTAACTCCAAATTCACCATTAAGATAAACCATGCCATCAATTTCTGGTGCATCAGCCATACTACGGCCAATGGCACCTTCATCATCAACTTCATCAATAATAACTAAAATCTCTTTACCAATTTTATCTTGTAATCGCTGTGTAGAAATTTGCTGTTGTAGTTGCATAAAACGATGATAACGTTCCTCTTTAATTTCTTCAGGAACTTGATCAGCTAACTCATTCGCTTTCGCACCTTCGACAGGACTATACTTAAAGCAGCCTACTCGATCTAACTTAGCTTCTGACAAGAAATCTAATAGCATTTGGAAATCTTCTTCTGTCTCACCAGGAAATCCGACAATAAAAGTTGAACGTAAGGTGAGTTCAGGGCAAATTTCACGCCAACGTTTAATACGTTCAAGTGTTCTTTCAACAGCACCAGGGCGTTTCATTAATTTTAAAATTTTGGGACTTGCATGCTGTAACGGAATATCTAAGTAAGGTAAAACTTTACCTTCTGCCATCAAAGGAATGACATCATCAACATGTGGGTAAGGATAAACATAATGTAAACGCACCCATACGCCCATTGAAGCAAGTTGTTCGCATAACCCCACCATGCTGGTTTTTACAGGTTGCCCATCCCAAAAGCCTGTTTTATTTTTAACATCAACACCA is drawn from Providencia huaxiensis and contains these coding sequences:
- the rimO gene encoding 30S ribosomal protein S12 methylthiotransferase RimO, which produces MSQNTNPVPKIGFVSLGCPKNLVDSERILTELRTDGYQVVPSYDNADLVIVNTCGFIDSAVQESLEAIGEALNENGKVIVTGCLGAKENQIREVHPKVLEITGPHSYEQVLNHVHHYVPKPEHDPFFSLVPEQGVKLTPKHYAYLKISEGCNHRCTFCIIPSMRGDLDSRPIGDVLNEAKRLVASGVKELLVISQDTSAYGVDVKNKTGFWDGQPVKTSMVGLCEQLASMGVWVRLHYVYPYPHVDDVIPLMAEGKVLPYLDIPLQHASPKILKLMKRPGAVERTLERIKRWREICPELTLRSTFIVGFPGETEEDFQMLLDFLSEAKLDRVGCFKYSPVEGAKANELADQVPEEIKEERYHRFMQLQQQISTQRLQDKIGKEILVIIDEVDDEGAIGRSMADAPEIDGMVYLNGEFGVSAGDIVKVFVEHADEYDLWGNIVTS